The Natronoglycomyces albus genome has a segment encoding these proteins:
- a CDS encoding ABC transporter ATP-binding protein, whose protein sequence is MTTHPLLQIDNLTKVFRGGVKANDDISFNVTNGSIVGLLGHNGAGKTTLLNQVIGLARPTSGSIHVNGADALADPRMAREVCSFQPQTQAPLDNFTPRQAIEVVAQLRGARTREAKARASHLLRELDIEAWADRRGQDLSGGVKRLTLFCMTVAQPGQLVMLDEPTNDVDPVRRRLLWRQIRALSDNGHAVLLVTHNVVEAERAVDSLIILDEGKVIAEGTPAMLRERLGHQLRVEIVAASPEDAHSIAKRYDGVVTGQRVVAPVDIDQSSEILSWAHKQQLEGAIEEFSITPVGLEDIYIDLSESSATAA, encoded by the coding sequence ATGACTACGCACCCGCTCTTGCAGATCGACAACCTCACCAAAGTCTTTCGCGGTGGAGTCAAAGCCAACGACGACATCTCGTTCAACGTCACCAACGGCTCCATCGTCGGGCTCCTCGGCCACAATGGAGCAGGAAAGACTACGCTGCTCAACCAGGTCATCGGCCTCGCCAGGCCCACCTCGGGCTCGATTCACGTCAACGGCGCGGACGCGCTGGCCGATCCGCGTATGGCGCGGGAAGTGTGTAGCTTCCAGCCCCAGACCCAAGCGCCACTGGACAACTTCACTCCACGCCAAGCCATCGAAGTTGTCGCCCAACTGCGCGGAGCGCGCACCCGCGAGGCCAAAGCGCGCGCCTCACACCTGTTGCGGGAACTCGACATCGAGGCGTGGGCCGACCGACGCGGACAAGACCTCTCCGGCGGCGTCAAGCGACTGACGCTCTTTTGCATGACCGTGGCTCAGCCCGGGCAGCTAGTCATGCTCGACGAACCGACCAACGACGTCGACCCGGTCAGGCGTCGCCTGCTATGGCGACAAATCCGCGCTCTGTCCGACAACGGGCACGCCGTGCTCCTCGTGACGCACAACGTGGTCGAGGCCGAACGCGCGGTCGACTCCCTCATCATTCTGGACGAAGGCAAGGTCATCGCCGAGGGGACGCCCGCCATGCTGCGCGAACGTCTCGGTCACCAGTTGCGCGTGGAGATCGTGGCGGCCAGCCCCGAAGACGCACACTCCATCGCCAAGCGCTACGACGGCGTCGTGACCGGCCAGCGGGTCGTCGCGCCAGTCGACATCGACCAGAGCTCCGAGATCCTCTCCTGGGCGCACAAGCAGCAGCTCGAAGGCGCCATCGAAGAATTCTCAATCACACCCGTGGGGCTCGAAGACATCTACATCGACCTGTCGGAATCGTCCGCGACAGCCGCGTAA
- a CDS encoding winged helix-turn-helix domain-containing protein, with protein sequence MTADRESNSAEPHPGLESTPGDTAANEVDRPTVNDIPQITDFAALKAIIHPLRARLYEELFQRGPSTATELAGFVGDSQANCSWHLRQLHKHGFVEEAEPRKGRARPWKVVDKAFNIDLGRPETEEGKVPSAMDMAMEELGDAMLNQQIDGMHRWVARRRQVEPEWVKASRTSVSFNFLTVDELQALNDDISALIDKHIASRAERSDPSKRPPGARAIRLTAWAVPGAAPNTPDQQPDQTETDPPETEKEAP encoded by the coding sequence ATGACAGCGGACAGAGAATCGAACAGCGCAGAACCCCACCCGGGGCTCGAGTCAACACCAGGTGACACGGCAGCAAACGAAGTCGACCGCCCGACGGTCAATGACATCCCCCAGATCACCGACTTCGCGGCGCTGAAGGCCATCATTCATCCGCTGCGTGCCCGGCTCTACGAAGAACTGTTCCAGCGAGGCCCCTCGACCGCGACCGAACTGGCCGGATTTGTCGGCGACAGCCAAGCGAACTGCTCCTGGCACCTGCGGCAACTTCACAAGCACGGGTTCGTGGAGGAGGCTGAGCCGCGCAAGGGCCGGGCTCGCCCATGGAAGGTCGTGGATAAAGCTTTCAACATCGACTTGGGCCGACCCGAGACCGAAGAAGGCAAGGTTCCCTCCGCTATGGACATGGCCATGGAGGAACTCGGCGACGCAATGCTTAACCAGCAAATCGACGGCATGCATCGCTGGGTAGCGCGGCGCCGCCAAGTAGAGCCCGAATGGGTCAAGGCTTCCCGCACTTCCGTGTCGTTCAACTTCCTGACCGTAGACGAACTCCAGGCCCTCAACGACGACATCAGCGCCCTCATTGACAAACACATCGCCTCCCGCGCCGAACGGTCCGACCCGTCTAAGCGCCCTCCTGGAGCCCGCGCCATCCGACTCACCGCCTGGGCCGTGCCCGGAGCAGCACCCAATACCCCCGACCAGCAACCAGACCAGACCGAAACAGATCCACCGGAAACCGAAAAGGAAGCCCCATGA
- a CDS encoding TetR/AcrR family transcriptional regulator, whose protein sequence is MARPRTYSDEDLLRAAHETILELGDRATLADVGKRAGVSPAALNKRFGTKRELLVQLSRRWVDSVDAQLEQAETSTSDVIERIVAVATCGLGELDRPEQVGAQLSALADDLRDAQLRELLAQGWVKTRLRLEGLLAAAQKDLPRAPHPAQAARILFSLVQGESLYWSLDPQGSLTEEVRGDVRSVLAGWAGH, encoded by the coding sequence ATGGCGCGACCGAGGACGTACTCCGACGAAGATCTGCTGCGTGCCGCGCACGAGACCATCCTCGAACTGGGGGACCGGGCAACCCTGGCCGACGTGGGAAAACGGGCGGGAGTCTCCCCAGCGGCGCTGAACAAGCGCTTCGGTACCAAACGAGAGCTACTTGTGCAGCTCTCACGTCGCTGGGTCGACAGCGTCGACGCGCAGTTGGAGCAGGCCGAGACCTCCACCTCGGACGTCATCGAACGCATAGTGGCCGTCGCAACCTGCGGACTAGGGGAGTTGGACCGACCAGAACAGGTCGGTGCCCAGCTCAGCGCCCTTGCCGACGATCTTCGTGACGCGCAGCTACGGGAACTTCTCGCTCAGGGCTGGGTAAAGACGCGCCTGCGTCTGGAAGGGCTCCTCGCCGCAGCCCAGAAGGACCTTCCCCGGGCGCCGCATCCGGCCCAGGCCGCACGCATCCTGTTCTCCCTCGTACAGGGCGAAAGCCTGTACTGGTCTCTGGACCCGCAGGGTTCACTCACCGAGGAGGTGCGGGGAGACGTACGGTCCGTGCTCGCCGGATGGGCTGGCCACTAG
- a CDS encoding SDR family oxidoreductase, translating to MNESALPLSGKVALVAGGTRGASKATALELARSGAFVYATGRSSRTAGRSEMKRPETIEDTHEALNEIGQGEGLRVDHLEPSEVKDLIARIDDQHGRIDILVNGIFGGDAYVQFGKKLWEHDLHGGLRMLRMGIETHAITSHAALPLLIRHSGGMVIELTDGTEEFNRDYRADVGLFYDLVKTAVGRMTKAQAHELKAYDCAAIAVTPGWLRSEAMLDAFGVSEETWTEACERMPHFAISETPRYVARGIAALAADEDRLADSGSVLSSADLARRYGVTDVDGSKPDCWRYLSDGRMESDTADTSGYR from the coding sequence ATGAATGAGTCAGCGCTGCCGCTGTCGGGAAAGGTCGCGCTGGTAGCGGGCGGAACGCGCGGGGCCAGTAAGGCGACAGCGCTCGAACTGGCCCGCAGCGGTGCTTTCGTCTACGCCACCGGGCGCAGCAGCCGCACCGCGGGCCGCTCGGAGATGAAGCGACCGGAGACTATTGAGGACACGCATGAGGCGCTCAACGAGATCGGCCAAGGGGAGGGCCTGCGAGTGGATCACCTGGAGCCCAGCGAAGTCAAGGACCTCATCGCGCGTATTGACGATCAGCACGGCCGCATCGATATCCTGGTCAACGGCATTTTCGGTGGGGACGCCTACGTCCAATTCGGAAAGAAGCTATGGGAGCACGACCTGCACGGTGGTCTGAGAATGCTGCGCATGGGCATCGAAACCCATGCCATCACTAGCCATGCCGCGCTGCCACTCCTGATCCGCCACAGCGGGGGAATGGTCATCGAACTCACCGACGGCACCGAGGAGTTCAACCGCGACTATCGAGCTGACGTGGGCCTCTTTTATGACCTGGTCAAGACCGCCGTTGGGCGCATGACGAAAGCCCAGGCGCACGAGCTCAAGGCGTACGACTGTGCCGCGATTGCCGTCACGCCCGGGTGGCTGCGTTCTGAGGCCATGTTGGATGCCTTCGGCGTTTCGGAAGAGACGTGGACCGAAGCCTGCGAGAGAATGCCCCACTTCGCGATCTCGGAGACTCCCCGCTATGTGGCGCGGGGAATCGCGGCTTTGGCGGCGGATGAGGACCGCCTAGCCGACTCCGGCTCTGTGCTCTCCAGTGCGGATCTGGCTCGGCGCTACGGAGTCACCGATGTCGATGGATCAAAGCCGGACTGCTGGCGCTACCTCAGTGACGGCCGCATGGAATCGGACACGGCCGACACATCTGGATACCGATAG
- a CDS encoding response regulator transcription factor — translation MITLLVADDEALIRGALVALLDLEEDLSVIAQVDNSVDAVTQAAQLRPDVAVLDLEMPPADGLVAAEEIRAQAQAQGANTKIILVTRHARPGVLRRALSCGVSAFVPKTTPSLKLAQIIRDVYGGQRYVDPDIAASALTEGSCPLTDRELDVLRAARAGGSVKDIASEVHLAQGTVRNYLSSAMMKLNARSRYAAAQHAWEQGWI, via the coding sequence GTGATCACGCTGCTGGTAGCCGATGACGAGGCATTGATTCGAGGTGCGCTGGTGGCGCTGCTCGATTTGGAGGAAGATCTGTCGGTCATCGCGCAGGTAGACAACTCTGTTGACGCGGTGACACAAGCGGCACAGTTGCGGCCCGATGTGGCGGTCTTGGATCTGGAAATGCCTCCCGCCGATGGTTTGGTCGCCGCCGAAGAAATCAGAGCCCAGGCACAAGCGCAGGGAGCGAATACCAAAATCATCTTGGTGACCCGCCACGCCCGGCCCGGAGTACTGCGGCGGGCCCTCTCCTGCGGAGTATCCGCCTTCGTGCCGAAGACAACCCCATCTTTGAAACTGGCTCAAATCATTCGCGACGTGTACGGCGGCCAACGCTATGTGGACCCTGATATCGCGGCCTCTGCGCTGACAGAGGGCTCCTGCCCGCTGACCGACCGGGAACTCGACGTGCTACGCGCCGCACGCGCGGGTGGCTCGGTCAAGGACATCGCATCTGAAGTGCACCTGGCACAGGGGACGGTCCGCAACTACCTGTCCTCTGCCATGATGAAACTCAATGCCCGCTCCCGCTATGCCGCCGCGCAGCACGCCTGGGAACAAGGCTGGATCTGA
- a CDS encoding sensor histidine kinase has protein sequence MSDSSPTRDLHRLYVYTLLTLLTMGVSIAAMTVVWVALSDVSLVTAVIAGTAATISAGCALASYVIFLHNGPRRGQLRLWVAALVMFAIGYAACGFDGRVDANWVLLMGFLAAGPLFWVKLSSRPGTIAAITGVAAAVSYGSYQLGLVEAHSSILVSTVLTPFLGWGIWSQWWNYDVAVQSEDARRVAAQLAVADERLRFAAELHDIQGHHLQAITLKAELAARLSETTGHSSTEALREIERLARQALQDTRDVVTGYRTVSLEMEIDNAAQVLKAAGIEATVVIAAGSRTASVSLLGYLVREAATNILRHARASWAELKVEQHEATVTVTVTNDQGGAGPVVAGNGLTMLAERFATAGGTLEWDLTEGRFSITGSVRINAEETTR, from the coding sequence GTGTCTGATTCATCGCCAACTCGGGACCTTCACCGCCTCTACGTCTACACGTTGTTGACCCTCCTGACCATGGGTGTCAGTATCGCGGCAATGACGGTGGTGTGGGTGGCACTGAGCGATGTCAGCCTCGTCACGGCTGTGATCGCGGGAACAGCGGCGACGATATCTGCCGGATGCGCGTTGGCCTCCTACGTGATTTTTCTGCACAATGGCCCTCGTCGAGGGCAATTGAGGCTATGGGTGGCGGCGCTGGTTATGTTCGCCATCGGATACGCCGCTTGTGGATTCGACGGTCGCGTCGACGCCAACTGGGTGCTCCTCATGGGATTCCTGGCGGCGGGCCCGCTGTTTTGGGTGAAGCTCAGCAGTCGCCCGGGCACGATCGCGGCCATCACCGGCGTGGCCGCCGCGGTCTCCTATGGCTCCTATCAGCTAGGTCTCGTCGAGGCCCACTCGTCGATCCTGGTTTCCACGGTGCTCACGCCATTTCTCGGCTGGGGTATTTGGAGCCAATGGTGGAACTACGATGTGGCAGTGCAATCCGAAGATGCTCGCCGGGTCGCGGCGCAACTTGCGGTGGCCGACGAACGACTCCGTTTCGCCGCCGAACTGCATGATATTCAAGGCCACCACTTGCAGGCCATCACCTTGAAAGCCGAACTGGCGGCTCGCCTTTCCGAGACGACCGGCCACAGCTCAACCGAGGCGCTTCGGGAGATCGAACGACTGGCGCGGCAAGCGTTGCAGGACACTCGTGATGTGGTCACTGGCTACCGCACGGTGTCACTGGAAATGGAGATCGACAACGCGGCGCAGGTGTTGAAAGCGGCGGGGATCGAAGCCACGGTGGTGATAGCGGCGGGATCTCGCACCGCCAGTGTTTCCCTCCTGGGATATTTGGTGCGCGAAGCGGCGACGAATATTTTGCGGCATGCTCGCGCCTCCTGGGCTGAGTTGAAGGTCGAGCAGCACGAGGCAACGGTGACGGTGACGGTGACCAACGACCAAGGAGGGGCGGGACCGGTGGTGGCTGGCAACGGCTTGACGATGCTGGCTGAACGTTTCGCCACGGCTGGGGGCACACTGGAGTGGGACCTCACCGAAGGTCGTTTTAGCATCACCGGTTCAGTCCGTATCAATGCTGAGGAGACAACGAGGTGA
- a CDS encoding ABC transporter ATP-binding protein, which produces MTDQRAHPPAVSSAPAFAVQNVTCQYGSYTAVEEVSFSVSSGEIFALLGTNGAGKTTTVESLQGNHTPTSGQVRVLGKDPGRLWRTLAGRVAVISQESGFAPDLTVAETLRMWQALNPRREATAFAGQDPIDVVGLSHRRDAKVGVLSGGEKRRLDLALAVSTGPEVLFADEPTTGLDPASRRSTWEVLRTLAAHGCAILLTTHYLDEAAELADQVAIMNSGKVVQSGTVAQVVSAQDATISFALPEGVTASHLPELVHGRTDCFETGGRRSVVVYTGQLQADMLRILTWADEEGLVLEELAAHPASLDEVFAALSDQDA; this is translated from the coding sequence ATGACTGATCAACGTGCTCACCCTCCGGCGGTTTCTTCGGCTCCCGCCTTCGCCGTGCAGAACGTGACCTGCCAGTACGGAAGCTATACCGCCGTAGAGGAAGTTTCGTTCTCGGTATCTAGCGGAGAGATCTTCGCGCTTTTGGGTACGAACGGGGCCGGAAAAACCACGACAGTCGAATCCCTGCAAGGCAACCACACTCCCACGTCGGGACAGGTGCGAGTCTTGGGAAAGGACCCGGGCCGTCTTTGGCGCACCCTGGCCGGACGGGTAGCTGTCATCAGCCAAGAAAGCGGTTTCGCCCCTGATCTCACGGTCGCCGAAACGCTGCGAATGTGGCAGGCACTCAACCCTCGTCGGGAAGCGACGGCCTTCGCCGGCCAAGACCCGATCGACGTGGTCGGCCTTTCGCATCGCCGTGACGCCAAGGTGGGTGTGCTCTCCGGCGGCGAAAAGCGGCGTCTTGACCTGGCTCTGGCGGTGAGCACGGGTCCCGAGGTGCTCTTCGCCGATGAACCGACGACGGGCCTCGATCCGGCTTCGCGGCGTAGCACGTGGGAGGTGCTGCGGACCCTGGCCGCCCATGGTTGTGCGATTTTGTTGACCACTCACTACTTGGACGAAGCGGCCGAACTGGCCGATCAGGTAGCCATCATGAACTCGGGCAAAGTGGTGCAATCGGGCACTGTGGCCCAGGTCGTGTCCGCCCAGGACGCCACGATTTCGTTTGCCTTGCCTGAGGGCGTGACGGCATCGCATCTGCCGGAGCTAGTACACGGTCGGACTGACTGCTTCGAGACCGGCGGCCGCAGATCAGTTGTTGTCTACACCGGCCAGTTGCAGGCTGACATGTTGCGCATTTTGACCTGGGCCGATGAAGAGGGCTTGGTTTTGGAGGAATTGGCCGCGCATCCAGCTTCGCTCGATGAGGTCTTCGCTGCCTTGTCCGACCAAGACGCGTAG
- a CDS encoding ABC transporter permease, which produces MKVMSVLTNNAPRAGSRRVLPAAWVLGGAEMRLIVRNRTVLLTSMAMPIGFAFLWLMTGRDMAVGGGGDIAAMQMGFLLLFGVFLGLTMTLAARRQSLYLKRLRTSPASAAAIVSGLTIPFVALVTAQTVLALVLTAVTTESSPQRIDIVLFAFVVGVVSCAALGFLTATFTSTPEAAQITTLPGFLVLMGGIIFSLMTQPQDIAVWHLAIPGVAIGHLSRMGWNGLEGESLSVLWLGLLVSVVLTAAICAVAARYFRWQPRL; this is translated from the coding sequence ATGAAAGTGATGTCGGTACTGACCAACAATGCCCCTCGGGCTGGTTCTCGTCGTGTTCTGCCCGCAGCGTGGGTGCTGGGCGGAGCCGAGATGCGGTTGATCGTCCGTAACCGCACGGTCCTTCTTACTTCAATGGCGATGCCAATTGGTTTCGCGTTCTTGTGGCTCATGACTGGACGGGACATGGCCGTTGGTGGCGGTGGCGACATTGCCGCCATGCAGATGGGATTTCTGCTGCTCTTCGGGGTTTTCCTGGGACTGACTATGACCCTGGCGGCTCGCCGACAGAGCCTGTATCTGAAGCGTCTACGCACCTCGCCTGCGTCGGCGGCGGCCATTGTCAGCGGACTGACGATACCGTTCGTGGCGCTCGTGACTGCCCAGACTGTCCTGGCTTTGGTCTTGACAGCGGTGACGACCGAATCGAGCCCCCAGCGGATCGACATTGTGCTTTTCGCGTTCGTGGTTGGGGTCGTATCGTGTGCGGCTTTGGGCTTCCTGACCGCCACTTTCACCTCGACCCCGGAGGCCGCGCAGATCACGACATTGCCGGGGTTTTTGGTGCTCATGGGCGGAATCATCTTTTCCCTGATGACGCAACCGCAGGACATAGCGGTGTGGCATCTGGCTATTCCAGGGGTGGCGATTGGGCACCTGTCACGTATGGGGTGGAACGGCTTGGAGGGCGAGTCGTTGTCGGTCCTGTGGTTGGGCTTGCTGGTGTCCGTGGTGCTCACGGCGGCCATATGCGCGGTAGCGGCCCGATACTTTCGCTGGCAGCCCCGATTATAG
- a CDS encoding M20/M25/M40 family metallo-hydrolase has product MTDNAATYPKAVDEVVDLCRDLIRIDTTNTGDPATVVGERAAAEYVAEKLSEVGLEPTIFESSPGRASVVARFPGADSTRGALLLHGHLDVVPAEPGEWSVHPFSGEIQNGYVWGRGAVDMKDFDAMLLAVVREWKRAGKVPPRDLVLLFTADEEAGSIWGAGWLVKNHPEIFEGVTEAVGEVGGFSISMSNDLRLYLIMTAEKGIDWMRLKATGRPGHGSMLHDDNAVARLAQAVANVGNHTFDVEMTPTVQAFLNEVSELTGIDVNTDDPEAAVAKLGPLARIIGATLRNTANPTMLSSGYKANVIPSSAEATIDCRSLPGRSDQLQAKIRELIGDGVDMEYIHREPGIETPFEGELVDAMAASLREMDPGARAVPYMLSGGTDGKEFAKLGIQCFGFAPLKLPSELDFASLFHGIDERVPVDALKFGVSVMDRFLSQS; this is encoded by the coding sequence ATGACTGATAACGCTGCAACGTACCCGAAGGCGGTCGATGAGGTCGTCGACCTGTGCCGCGACCTCATCCGCATCGACACCACCAACACCGGAGACCCTGCCACGGTGGTGGGCGAGCGGGCGGCCGCAGAGTACGTGGCCGAAAAACTGTCCGAAGTCGGCCTCGAACCGACGATCTTCGAGTCTTCCCCGGGTCGGGCCTCGGTCGTGGCCCGTTTCCCCGGCGCCGACAGCACCCGAGGGGCGTTGCTGCTGCACGGTCACTTGGACGTAGTACCCGCCGAGCCCGGCGAATGGTCGGTCCATCCCTTCTCCGGCGAGATCCAAAACGGCTACGTGTGGGGACGTGGAGCGGTCGATATGAAGGACTTCGACGCGATGCTCTTGGCCGTGGTTCGGGAGTGGAAACGAGCGGGGAAGGTGCCGCCACGCGACTTGGTTCTCCTGTTCACCGCCGACGAGGAAGCCGGGTCGATATGGGGTGCTGGTTGGCTGGTGAAAAACCACCCCGAGATTTTCGAAGGGGTCACCGAGGCCGTTGGCGAAGTGGGCGGTTTCTCCATTTCTATGTCTAACGACCTGCGTCTCTACTTGATCATGACGGCCGAAAAGGGCATCGACTGGATGCGGTTGAAGGCAACGGGCCGACCGGGACACGGCTCGATGCTGCACGATGACAATGCCGTGGCTCGGCTCGCCCAAGCGGTCGCCAATGTTGGCAATCACACCTTCGACGTAGAGATGACCCCGACGGTACAGGCGTTTCTCAACGAGGTCTCGGAGCTGACCGGTATTGATGTCAACACCGATGACCCGGAAGCGGCTGTGGCCAAACTGGGGCCACTGGCCCGCATCATTGGGGCGACGCTGCGTAACACGGCCAATCCGACCATGCTCAGCTCAGGTTACAAAGCGAACGTGATCCCCTCCAGCGCCGAAGCCACGATCGACTGCCGCAGTTTGCCGGGCCGTTCCGACCAACTGCAGGCCAAAATCCGCGAACTGATCGGCGACGGCGTCGATATGGAATATATCCACCGAGAGCCGGGCATCGAGACCCCTTTTGAAGGCGAACTGGTAGACGCGATGGCAGCGTCGCTGCGGGAGATGGACCCGGGCGCACGGGCGGTGCCCTATATGCTCTCCGGCGGCACCGACGGCAAAGAATTCGCCAAACTGGGAATCCAGTGTTTCGGGTTCGCCCCGCTGAAGCTTCCCTCTGAGCTGGACTTCGCCTCGTTGTTCCACGGTATAGACGAGCGAGTTCCGGTCGACGCCCTCAAGTTCGGCGTCAGCGTCATGGATCGTTTCCTGTCACAGAGCTGA
- a CDS encoding aldo/keto reductase, with product MERRPLGRSGIEVSRLGLGTMTWSTDEASIEDAAAQLQLFADAGGTLVDTADVFGQGAAEAALGQLIDRVVPRRDLHIASKAGVRTDGSDRRRDTSRIWLMRSLDATLKRLNTDYIDIWNLHVYDPDTPLEETLSTLDWAVETGRVRYIGVSNFTGWQTARAAAWQNAWPTRTALSCTQVEYSLLQRGVEREVLPACLAMELGVLAWSPLGRGVLSGKYRYGRPSDSRAASAQWSRFVTTYLDERSAGIVEAVATAADGLGVSPLEVALAWVRDQPGVASAIVGARNASQLRASLATDRLFLPPEIRLALDDVSAPDVGYPESY from the coding sequence ATGGAACGCAGACCACTGGGACGCAGCGGCATCGAGGTATCGCGACTAGGGCTCGGCACGATGACCTGGTCCACCGACGAGGCCAGCATTGAGGACGCTGCTGCCCAACTGCAGCTGTTCGCCGACGCCGGAGGAACGCTCGTCGACACCGCTGATGTGTTTGGACAAGGTGCGGCCGAAGCGGCCCTGGGCCAACTCATCGACCGGGTCGTTCCTCGTCGTGACCTACACATCGCATCCAAGGCTGGGGTCCGAACCGATGGTTCGGATCGTCGCCGCGACACCTCCCGCATTTGGCTCATGCGGTCCCTCGATGCGACTTTGAAGCGTCTGAACACCGACTACATCGACATTTGGAACCTTCACGTCTACGACCCCGACACTCCGTTGGAAGAAACGCTCTCCACGCTTGACTGGGCAGTGGAGACCGGGCGGGTGCGCTACATCGGGGTTTCGAACTTCACCGGTTGGCAGACCGCTCGCGCCGCCGCCTGGCAAAACGCCTGGCCCACCCGTACCGCGTTGTCGTGTACCCAGGTGGAGTATTCGCTGCTGCAACGGGGCGTCGAACGCGAAGTACTCCCCGCGTGCCTAGCGATGGAGCTAGGGGTCCTCGCTTGGTCGCCACTGGGACGCGGCGTGCTCTCCGGCAAATATCGCTATGGCCGCCCCTCCGATTCCCGTGCCGCCTCCGCGCAATGGTCGCGATTCGTGACCACCTACTTGGACGAACGTTCGGCTGGAATCGTCGAGGCCGTCGCCACTGCCGCCGACGGTCTTGGTGTGAGCCCGCTTGAGGTGGCGCTGGCGTGGGTGAGGGACCAGCCCGGTGTCGCCTCGGCCATCGTGGGAGCACGCAATGCCAGTCAACTTCGGGCCTCTTTGGCGACCGACCGTTTGTTCCTTCCGCCGGAGATCCGCCTGGCGCTGGATGACGTCTCCGCCCCCGATGTCGGCTATCCCGAAAGCTACTAA
- a CDS encoding undecaprenyl-diphosphate phosphatase, translating to MEIWQAVVLGIVEGLTEFLPISSTGHLVVFSSFLGLEVNDRAVIAFNAIIQGGAIMAILVYFFNDIKRISFAWVKGVFNKDERGFDYRFGWYVIVGSMPIGVAGLVLSGFVERIFNLWVVVIGMIGWSFVMWFAERVATQQRGERHINMKDAIFVGAVQVLSLFPGVSRSGATMTAGILRDLDRVTATRLAFFLGIPALVGAGGLEMREAFGGSVPFASLLVGIVVSAVVAYASVAWLMKFVANHSFMIFVWYRLAFGAIVALLLLLGVLSPT from the coding sequence GTGGAAATTTGGCAAGCGGTCGTGCTTGGCATTGTGGAGGGGCTAACGGAGTTTCTGCCGATTTCCTCCACCGGTCACCTGGTGGTGTTCTCCAGCTTTTTGGGGCTAGAGGTCAATGATCGCGCCGTTATCGCTTTCAACGCGATCATCCAGGGCGGGGCGATCATGGCGATTCTCGTCTACTTCTTCAACGACATCAAACGCATCTCATTTGCCTGGGTCAAAGGCGTATTCAACAAGGATGAGCGAGGTTTCGACTACCGATTCGGCTGGTACGTCATTGTCGGGTCGATGCCGATCGGCGTCGCGGGCCTGGTCTTGAGCGGGTTTGTCGAGAGAATCTTCAACCTGTGGGTGGTCGTCATCGGCATGATCGGCTGGTCGTTTGTGATGTGGTTTGCCGAAAGGGTCGCCACTCAGCAGCGTGGCGAGCGCCATATCAATATGAAGGACGCGATTTTCGTCGGCGCGGTTCAAGTTCTGTCGCTGTTCCCGGGTGTATCGCGTTCTGGTGCGACCATGACCGCCGGCATTCTGCGTGACCTGGACCGGGTGACGGCGACGCGCCTGGCGTTTTTCCTGGGAATCCCCGCGCTCGTCGGCGCGGGGGGCCTGGAGATGCGCGAGGCATTCGGTGGCTCAGTGCCGTTCGCCTCTCTCCTGGTCGGTATCGTGGTCTCGGCTGTGGTGGCCTACGCCTCAGTAGCGTGGTTGATGAAATTCGTCGCCAACCACAGCTTCATGATCTTCGTCTGGTACCGGCTGGCCTTCGGCGCAATCGTGGCGCTCCTGCTCCTCCTTGGCGTGCTCTCACCAACGTAA